The following nucleotide sequence is from Citrus sinensis cultivar Valencia sweet orange chromosome 6, DVS_A1.0, whole genome shotgun sequence.
CCAAGTATTAGATTAGTTTTCTTATCAtctaatgatattttaatagaaGTCTTTTGTCAGTTATTTCTCTTCTTGATTGCCCTCTTGCTTAAAGCTTACTTTATTTGGCTTTTTCAGCAAGTAGCTGTTTGCAGTTTATAAACTTCAATGAATTGCTTGTGGTTAAGTCGAGAACAGGCTTGTATTTTTCGACCCTTACCCAAGATTTGGCTTAGTGTTAGACAATCTTTCTTATCATTTGTCAATTTGATGCTTCTAGAATGCCTCCATGTTTAatgcttttatttaattttaacagaTGAATTACAATGAATCATGTAAATATGAGTAGATATCTGTTCCTCACGGAAGATGAGGATTGGAGTAGTGATAGGGTATAAATTTAGCACCCTGAAAGTTCTAAATTTCTTGCCACTCATGGCTGGGGATTATTTACAGTTTTTCCTGAACATTATATGAGCCAGCCAAGTTTATCCATTGACATGGAAGATTATGCTTCTGTTATAATTGCATGTGAACTATCTGTTACCGCAGGGATTGGATCATGCTTTGAATTAACTCATTGAATTCTGACTGTTTGTTTATCGCTGCTGTATTATCTTGTGAACTtgattattgatatttaataaGGGTCTTGAAACATTTCACGGCTAATTTGAGACATGTCCGgtagatttgaaatcttttccATTAGAATAAAGTTGTGTCGGATGCTTCTCATATTTACAACTATAAGCACGTGAAGAATTTCCACGTTGCTTAGTTTGCGTAGCTCCGTTTAGCTTGGCTTTTCAAATAGAGCTTATTTAGATAGAGATTTTGTCCACGATCTGTAATGCTGACAGTGTACTTGAGCAAGATCAATGAATCCTCTAATGTATAAGAGactcaaaagtaaaataatttctacaGAAAATTGTGCAGTGAACTTTTATCTTTGAgatatactaattaatttctcTATCTGTCAaactattttgttttattgtgatGTATTTTCTATCATCTATTGATGAATATTGCTAGATACAATACCCTGATTGAATTACCGACCGGGTCACCGGGAGTACAAGTGACACTATGTGATATAAACAATTGTTTTAAACGAAATGATTTATTGAACACATGGTTATATGTTCAAATGATTTTTGGCCAGCAATTGAATGAAggttttattgttaaatgaaaaatgattgtatattgaaaataattattacaatatgacttaatttattatgtgttttgCCGTACATATGTAATagaatataaaatgattacttttttttttaataatttatggtactttataattattattatataattgtttGTCAATATGTTTAACGATAATTATAATTGTTCACTATGATGTAGTATCAATTTATACTGGATATATGGTTTCAAATTACTTAATTGTTTTTAGCGtctaaaagatttaaattctCATTGTTAAAGATCTAAGTGTTTCAATATATAGTTATTATTTAGTAGATAAATATAGGATGATGTTATATATGGGTTTATTGACGGCTACCCCTcgtctttaatattttacacattGAGTTTTTAGATGGATGTTTTTGTTGGAGGCTTCAATATGTTGTGTTAGGCTCTTTGGATGAGCGAATTCTAATATAGTTAATAAGCGAAGATTTTTCTGAAATTCAGTCATGGGTCGGATGTCAAGTTCAGATTATGGAACCccctaagttacatgcatgtaacttaacaTTAGCCTCagattattgtttttgtttatattgttTTTGAGGTTTAAGAATGATCGAAAGGAATATTTCATAACATCTCGGTTCCGAAAGGCTTCGGGGAGCCGGGGTGTTACACTTTAATTATCCTGCATCGTGGGAGATTTTCCTAATGACTGATCCCTTTCTTGAAGCAGTCAGAAACTGAGCAGAGACAACTCCAATATGAACTGAAATGCTGATGATAAGTTCCTAAAGCAAATTCATGATTTCACTGTTAGTTTTGAAGTAGATATTATCCAGCTCTTTTcatgaaaaatatgataagAAATGTAAAGATAACAAACTAGAATTGGAAGAAACAAGCATTTACCTCTGGTCGCCCTTCGAGTTCTAAACAGAACAaaaggtaaaagaaaaatccgACTGCATGAAGCTGGGAATTCGAAATAATGACAGTTTAACTGGGTGGGTTAACAGTTGTATGACAAGCCACCCACATCTTTTATCCATGATCTGTAATGCTGACAGTGTACTTGAGCAAGATCAATGAATCCTCTAATGTATAAGAGGctcaaaatgaaataatttctaCAGAAAATTGTGCAGTGAACTTTTATCTTTGAgatatactaattaatttctcTACTTGCCAaactattttgttttattgtgatGTATTTTCTACCATCAATAAGAAGAGAccaaaaaaaggagaaagaaaaatcctaGATCTTTAATTGCTAATCGGATCATGATCCAGCGCGCTCAGTATGTGGCGCTGTTGCAAACATAAAACAGAATCTTCGGTAGTAGGCTTCTTGCTTTGCAGGTGGAAACAACATCAATCCAAGAACCAGTGACCTGTAAATGCACATAAAATTTCGATTACACAAAGACTcaaggaaagaaataaaagaaattaataaatttcgcAACCCCTTCAGAATTTACCCCAACACTATTGGTGTCTTGATGCTGTTTATATTGCTTATCGTCACCATTGTAAAAAAAACAGAAGGACTATTGACGATCCCTAGAAAAGCAAACCTGGAAAATCAAAGACGAAACTTGTAATTGTACCTTGAGTAAGATAGGTTCAATTTTAAAGCTCAAGGAGTTTCAAGCACTTGGAAATTTACCATTGAAAGGAGGAAGTATGAGCAATCATTGATATCATTGATCCCTTCATATAATTTCTTTAGATTCACCTTATTATGAAGAATATTCCAggtttttgatatattttcagAACTCTCATCATCTCTCGGCCAACTTATAACTGAAAATTCAAGccataaataattaagattactACATTATTCAtcatatgaaaattttgaatgctTTTTCTAAGAGAATCGGGAGGACACCAGTTGCGAAGACTTTTGGAGTACGCAGAAGTTCATGGGTGATTCGGATACTTCGTCGGTTGCAGTATTCACAATTCAATCGTCCGAACATGACCGCCCGCTCGAAAAGCTCGACAAAAGACTCTCGATTGTACAGATACTGAGTTAAAAGAACAATGTTCAAACTAGCACATACAAAGActaaacttatatatatatatgtacggGAACTTATGTGAATGAACAATTGCAATTTAACCAACCTGCAGCTTTGTGAGAGAGGATGCatctagagagagaaaaagggaAGAATACTTCTGATGCCTAGATTCTTTACGACAGATTCTGGCGTCACATTTTATATGATCTAAACGATCCATTCCAAATCTTCTGTGCACCCAACACTCAGAATCTAAGCAATCCCAATTGCCCTTGTACAGGTCGTCTGGAACTATATCGTGATTACCTGTATAAAATGCCTCATGAAGAGATCTCAAGATTATCACAAGGAATTCAGAAGCATCCATCACTTGTCCCTGGAAAACAGGCATTCGATTGAGTGACAATAAATAGATGTACAGGAATGAACAAACAAAGAGAGAATAAAGAAAAGCATTTGCTTATCTTCTCACAATCAAGTTCTGCAATTCCATGGTGgtgaaaattattcaaaattgaaaagtggTCTCCATACAAACCTCTATGGGGTCGTTCCGATCACGATCGTAAGTGCTCAAAGCAATTCTTAATTCAGTAGGATCAACAGCTTCTCCCTGATGATTGGCACCACAGATTTTAAAAAAGGCACAGACAATGCAGGGGTCTCCAATGTGATTATGATGTGAATGGCATAACTTCATGCACTCATCTTGGAAGTCTCCTAGTTGCCATAGGGACTGCACAGCACATGACAGATAAGATTtcaggaaaagaaaatggagaggGAAGTGACCATCATTTCAGTAGAACAGTTGTGGAATGATAACCTGTAGAAGCATAATTAGAAAGCTATCCGCAGCTTCTTTTCCTAGTCCAGTTCCGAGAACATTGACTTCATCTGCAGATTGCCTCTGATACTCCAAATTTTGTTCAGGTGATCTATCGTCAATCTCAATCGGTTGTTGCAGGTCATCAGCTCTTTCACCCATCTCAGTATTTGGATTTTCTCTGAGTacaattgataaattttgttctGTGCCTATgatctttctccttttttgtACCTTTAGTATACTGTCATGAACCAGCTGTTCTAGTCGTGCCTACAGAGGACGGAATTTCAGTAAGGAAAGACGTAACAAAAAACATCAAGAAGGAAAGGAAAGAACTGTTGAGAAGACTGAGAGATTTCACTATAAACCTTCATGAATGACTTCAATATGGGCAACACAATTAATCCATAGTCACAAGCACATAGCTCTCCAAGCTGTAGGTTATGTAGCTTCATGATGCCAATACTTTCCTTTATCCTTTCATATAAACCAGCAATCTGAGGGATTGAATATAGTCAGACAACAAGGAAACAAAACAGCTGAATGATTAAGGAATCACTTGGCTGAAGAAATGAAAGCCAATGGTACTCACATTCGCTTGCAGCTGCTTTCtccaaaatgatattttttcaCTTACACAATCATCTGACGGATTCAAGCTTTCGTGAATTCTGGGCTTTTCTTCAAACTGGTAAGCAGTCACAGGGTCTGTTTCCagaagattaaaaataaattctagtTCAAACTGATCACTCGTGGCATTACCATTCCCCTCTTCTAGCACTTCTTGCCGTCCTCTAAGCAGGGATGCAAAAGCTTCCTTCATAGACTCtggatttttttcccttcGCTTAGTCTCGTCACCACATATACCATCAACTGCTTCTACTACTTTCTGTTTTATCAGATACTCGTGTCTTTCCTCACATAGTCTCAGAAAATTTGAACGTTCCGTTTTAAAGAACAGAAACAACTCAGCTTTCAGTACTTCATTAGATTCTCTTAGGCTTGTCCATAATCTAAATGCTTCCTCAACGTCATGGCCCTCATATAACCATGAaacaaaatcatcagaaataTTCTGAATCCCATCCAAACTCAGACAGGAGGAGTCCTCGCTAAGAACAAGCTCCTCTTTGATACCAAAAGTCTGAGAACCAGCAAGTTGTTCTTCCATTGAATTATCCATACTAGGAATTCTACATAAAGCACCAGAAACATTCTGCAACCTACCAAGGATTCTTGTAAGCTGTGAAGattccaaaaagaaaactagCCTAAGTGAATTTAGGCCTATATTCCTCAACTGTGAATCAGAAAATCTAGTTTTAAGGATGCATATGGCATCGTTTATCACCCCAACAATATCAGTTTGCGTAAGATATTTATATCTGAGAAGCATTTGAAGCGTACCACAGAGTCTCTCTAGAAGCGCGAGGCGTTTTTTATCATCACTTAATGGCCAATTCTGATCTTCTAGGCCCTTTCTTGCTGCTTCAGTAGTATCAACGGGCTTCCACCCACGTTTCGTAATCAACTCAACTGAATCGTTATCAACCTTTATCGGAAGGATTTTTAGAACATGATGTTGAAATTTCAAGTCATGAGAAACACGAAGGTGCCCCATGCAAGAATGCCATTCATTGAAAATCGTGCAACATTCCCCACACTCCCAGAACCTCCATGTCTTCCGTTCCTTGGCAAATTTTATAGCTTCCAAAAAAAGATCTTTCTGCGTACCGTAAATCAGAACTCGTTCAAGCTCTTCGATTCTTACTTgaaaaaagtttgattttGCCTCGGCACTCATTTCAGTATTCCAGAAAGATTTTGCTGTATCCAAACAgaccaaaaaaatttttggCGAATACCTCAAACTCCTGAGCTGGTTTTGATTACTCTGTACTCTTTCTGTGGCTGCATTTGCACTTTCGTTGGCTCTCCGCTCTGAACTGATTGCAACCCACCTTTTCTTCCTCTCACATTTGTTTATCAAATCCCTcaattcttgttttgttttctcaaTTTCCCAATCTTGGCTTggatctttgaaaaaaaaagaagatatttCATCCGTCGGATTCTTGATTTCTAATGCCCTGTTGCATTCCTTGATCACCTCGTCATATTCTTGGTCGGAAGTCGCCAAATCATAGAGTGTGCAGGCGCAAAAGTGAGCTAGAATGGTGGAGCTTGGGCACAGAATCGATGCTTGACGAGCCGAGATGGCTGCTTCGTCTATGTGATGTCGAACTGCACCACGATCTCTACTTCGCATAGCAAGTTGGTAGTGAATAAATGCTTGTGCGTGGTGAAAAGGAGCACAgttcttttttaatagattcaaGGATCCACTGTAGTCTTCTTGTTCATATGCTGCAATGGCAGCTGTAACATCATTGGACGGTGTTTGCGGTTGTTTGCTTGGACCtttcttgttcattttgatggtggatttcttgtttttcttgaCATAGAATTAGCGCTTATGGCTGTTCTTTGTTTTCGTTACTTCTGGTTTATGAAAAAGGGAGCTTGTCTTGCTTAAGGCGGGAAAATAACGGTGCAGGGCAAGTTGGGAAATCAAAAGTATCTTTTCTGATTTACGGTTAGTTCGTTGGAGAAGCTTTTTAACGCCTCTGTAAATTTCTTATAATGCTcctttcaaatattattttttaaaatacctccAGTTTAATTTACAACATATAAACacatatattacaattaatcatcatcttataaaatttttatgttaaaaatgttttttttttaatcttctatttataaattacatacaaatcctaaaatctcagtttttttttttgttataaagtttctattttcataattttaaattcttataattttctcaaaaattttttttattaaaattaaaatataaacataaattatgaaatggggtgggtgtaaaatttttttttagaagaataattcatttaagtgtttatttaaatttttattttaaaaaataagaaatgaaatcaattgtatttgattatttagaTAGTttcaagtaaaaataaattttaaaaagagttTTGAGGGCGTGTCAAAAGGCCTACCCATTCttcatttgaaatgaaagcccgtaataaaaaataaataaaaaagaaatgaaaggcCAAATTTCTAGAGCCCACTAATTTATACAAAACCAGCTTGCAAGGCCCACGAAACAATCGTATTCAAGAGCGCATTCGCATTCCACTGATGAATTTCCTCAACAGTTTCTTTGGAATCTAATTGGGGCGGCATGTCAATGGTCATACAATAAAACATCTACATTATTGATCACCCAATTAAGATTATACTCAAACAAATGATTAATCAGGGAATTGTTGAAGATGGAGGAGTTTCTAAGAAGCAGTTGGTTTTTGTgccaaattaatttcttgtcGTTTCACTATTTCTCAACTAGAGCACCTGTTTTCTTTTGGTagagttaaaataaaaatgaacgCTCTTCTTGATTAATGTTAAACAATGGCTAGTCATTTTCATGTTGAAGAATGAATTAAACTTATCATTTATTACATGTTTGGTccaaagaaataagaaaaaaaaaagaggaaggaAAATGGAAAGGAGATGGAGGGGTagagaatgaaagaaaataaatagtaatctcaatttaattatttaatttgacataaaatcatttcttaCTCCTTTATTTCTTAAATCAAATGGTGCCATCCAAGCATCCATACTCTTGCACATTTTGCATCTACAGAAGgcataataaacaaatcatcagttgacttaaaaatttaaaaatgcatacaaaatatttttttattgagtgtgtatatatctatatatttatttagatttctATCTTAATGTAATTGGCAAAtggcaataataataataataataatccttttaataatataattgtgcgaaattaattaaagcacGCGTTTGAGATTGGGTTTCCCAACAACCACTTGCTGCCCAAGTCTCTCAATCTATTGGATTATCGGGTGAAAGAATTAACTAAATCCTATGGACTTGAGTATGTTCATGTCGGTGAACGTAAAAAAGATCACGATGTTGCTTTGCATACTGTTACTTTTTTAAAAGCCATTGTTTCTTCTTCGCGCAGTACTCTCGATGAAATGGTAATTGATGATGGGTTTGCTATAATGGCTTCAAGCGGTAAAGTGCTGACCCAGTTCGTTGAGATGTGAGTCATGGATGGCTCTGATGTCAATGGAacttggaaaaaaattgttaacgATTAGACCCAATTTGAAATCTCACAGGTCAATAGCATTTTGGAAAAATGATGAGCTTGTTGTGGGAGCCAGGGATGGAATTCGAAGATGCTACAACCTTGGCATCCAAGAAATCAGAGGTTTCATATTCATAAGGATCTAAGATTACATTTTGCTGAAATTTACATGAGTAGCGTAGTTTCACTCAGAGGCGGAAATAAGCTTGACTCGGAAGATTACAGCTTAACAAAGGAAACAATGcctctaatttaatttcatattatagaTTGCTTTGAAAGAACAAACTGTTGTTTGTAAATCTTTTACTTCTTTCTCCATTACCATCCTATAAAGCATTCAACAACTAAAGAAATCCATCAGAAATTTGCCTTGAATCACTTTTAGCCGATTAAGAGGAACAAATGCTATGGTATATAAATGTATATGCGCACCATTTTTTATGTATCAGGggtattatcattttaccgtTAAAGTTACTCGGACATATTATGGCAGTACCAAGATTTGCTGAAAAGTGTATTTTACCACAAAACGTTTGCGCCGTTATCAATTTACCACCCTttcgttaaaaaaataaaaaatttattgatgtttTGCTGATGTCATAAAGACATtaaagacattttcttttaaatccaAAACACTGCATTGcaagtgtaaaataaacaataaaacaaagtaaaaaagtTCAAgggaaataattaaagaattagaaaattgatAACCCTAAAATTGGCCCCTCtctctcattaatttttttccttaattaaattgttattgtttttaattgtgattaatatttgaattttatagattacaatattaattttgaagcataattttttaattttttttttgttgtttgttgtaattttgcatattgttcattatttttattaattagaattttcagttgttttctaaatcttattaattgttattgttattgtaaaTTGTTATCATTTTTAGTTGTGATTAATACTTGAATTTCATaggttataatattaattttgaaacataaattttttattgattgttTTCTTTGCCATTTATCGTAGTTCTGCATATTATTCATTATCTTtcattaattactttttttagttgttttttaaatcttgtttttgttcttttcaaaTGGTAAAATTGTCTTTTATTCTCCTGGGGTAAAATCGACTTTTAACTCATTTTATGTTAAACATTAACGTTTTCTTAACGGAAAtgtgataaattgataacaatacaaatatttattagtaaaatgtaattttcaacaaaatatgATACTGacataatatatcataataattttagtgGTAAAATCCCTCTTTGTTGAAGAGGAGTTTGGAAGCAACAAAGGCACCAAACAATTTGATGCATGCCCTGGACAAACAATTTTGAGTGTACTCAGGGAGATACTTAAGACTTATTGCAAAGAGTCTTCGGCAACATTAGTAGTGCTTCATCATACATTGCATCATCTGACTAGTGACCACAAATAATCTCGACTCAAGATCTAAGATGGGGTTTCGAAGATACAAGAGACACAAAGTTAAACTCAGATTCTCTGTATATATAGAAATCCtaacaataagaaaattgCAGAAATAGTAACCAATTAGTCATTTCAGCAATGGCTATGAGCTTTATCAATGAGTCTGATATCAGGGCCGCCAGCTGTGGGATATAATTGcctgaaaataaaagttcatTGGTCAGAAAACTTTCTTGTTCTGAAATTCAGTGATCTTAaaccattttaatttgttaagtAATTACCTTCCTAGGTTAGAacaataagaaagaattcaGAGTCCTTGCACCGTGGAAATTCATCCATCCAATTAAGAATAAATCTCAAATCATCCTGAGATGCAATATCCCAAGTTccataaatattaattcttgAGAAGCTGTCCATTTCGTCCTGGCTAGAAAGGAGCATGTTCCATGAATGCACCAAAACCAAGTCCAAACCGAGGAACGTGAAATTTCTGATGAAATCAGTTGAGATCATTCGTTAGTCTGCAACGAATTTCCAAGATAGACGAATCgtcatttgtttaataaacaaaatacgTCATGGcgtcttataatttttttccaatattGATAATTGACGCCCGTCCAATTTTGCACTCCAGAGTAGAAGAAAGTTCACGCTGGTCTTTTTTCTGAGAGAAGGTAAACGTCAAGTCGTACGGTTTTTCATGTGCCCTCAATAATTTAGACCgagatttatattttcatgtgcACACAGAGAATCATGTGCcctcaataatttttatgaccGAGATTTATATTCTATTAATAACAGACATCTGAAGCTTTCTATTGAAATAtcatatgttttaaaattctaaatattgaatttattatggaCTTTCGAAGTTGGTACACCGTTCTTGGAAAATTACGCTTTTCTCCAATCTTTCCAATTTGgatgatttttgttattagtaaagaatcaattaaaatttatgaaactttTATTATGCATTTATAAACTGTTTATTTATCATGTGTTTAATTTCGGAATTATTATGTAGTagattaattatgaaaattcagTAAGTAGGGTTACTGCAATTTATGGAATCATTATCCAGAATTGATGGGTCcaaaatatgatatgttttaagcatgtttttaatttaaaatcaagtgaaatttttatcaaaagttCCTTTACATGTCTAGTATGTGCATATTTAGTTTCATGAGTTTAGGGcttgtataataaatacaaattttgaaatttgcgTTTGCAATCCTGAAACTATTTTCCAGAATTGAAAGATCACATTactaatcaatttttattatgtttaaatGGTCATGAAATTTTTGCTAGGTGTTATTAACTTGTTTCactattttttgatttttataattaaagttaCGAATTTTTGGGTCAGATGACCACAAGTCTAAATTTTTCTAGACAAGTTTTGGATACATGAAacgaaaatttattttaaatattttttgttataaaataaatctctTACTTTTATCTCTGAGTCTTTGTTATCTTTCCTGACATAATTTAAAATGGCATGatttttagagttttatttaaatatttatgaaatttcaaattgttACTATGTAGTATTAAATACTGAAAAGACTTTTTTGTCCgccttaaaattaaatgatttttgaataaatttacaaCTCTTTCAATTATTAGGTACTTTCATAAGAAATCTCACCTGTTAAAATAGAATCTTTGCAAGGTTTTATAATTCTTGGAGTgacatattattaaattaatttcaaaatgtaTAGGGTGGTTAGAATTTTAATCGTTTTGTCAGTTTGGTATTTTCATATCTAAGAAGGTTGATGTATTGAAGAGTGAATTCGtgcataatatttattagatgtatatatatgtaattatgtATGAAAAGATTTCATATGAATTGGAATTTATGGTTTTTAAAGCAATTTTACCATTATAGTTTATGACAATAAGttatattttggttaaaagtttatttaa
It contains:
- the LOC127903136 gene encoding uncharacterized protein LOC127903136 → MNKKGPSKQPQTPSNDVTAAIAAYEQEDYSGSLNLLKKNCAPFHHAQAFIHYQLAMRSRDRGAVRHHIDEAAISARQASILCPSSTILAHFCACTLYDLATSDQEYDEVIKECNRALEIKNPTDEISSFFFKDPSQDWEIEKTKQELRDLINKCERKKRWVAISSERRANESANAATERVQSNQNQLRSLRYSPKIFLVCLDTAKSFWNTEMSAEAKSNFFQVRIEELERVLIYGTQKDLFLEAIKFAKERKTWRFWECGECCTIFNEWHSCMGHLRVSHDLKFQHHVLKILPIKVDNDSVELITKRGWKPVDTTEAARKGLEDQNWPLSDDKKRLALLERLCGTLQMLLRYKYLTQTDIVGVINDAICILKTRFSDSQLRNIGLNSLRLVFFLESSQLTRILGRLQNVSGALCRIPSMDNSMEEQLAGSQTFGIKEELVLSEDSSCLSLDGIQNISDDFVSWLYEGHDVEEAFRLWTSLRESNEVLKAELFLFFKTERSNFLRLCEERHEYLIKQKVVEAVDGICGDETKRREKNPESMKEAFASLLRGRQEVLEEGNGNATSDQFELEFIFNLLETDPVTAYQFEEKPRIHESLNPSDDCIAGLYERIKESIGIMKLHNLQLGELCACDYGLIVLPILKSFMKARLEQLVHDSILKVQKRRKIIGTEQNLSIVLRENPNTEMGERADDLQQPIEIDDRSPEQNLEYQRQSADEVNVLGTGLGKEAADSFLIMLLQSLWQLGDFQDECMKLCHSHHNHIGDPCIVCAFFKICGANHQGEAVDPTELRIALSTYDRDRNDPIEGQVMDASEFLVIILRSLHEAFYTGNHDIVPDDLYKGNWDCLDSECWVHRRFGMDRLDHIKCDARICRKESRHQKYSSLFLSLDASSLTKLQYLYNRESFVELFERAVMFGRLNCEYCNRRSIRITHELLRTPKVFATGVLPILLEKAFKIFI